The following proteins are encoded in a genomic region of Neurospora crassa OR74A linkage group VI, whole genome shotgun sequence:
- a CDS encoding metallo-endopeptidase, whose amino-acid sequence MKFLAGLSLLASVASAMSVDLTQRGGPLDVKIEVVNNTNVKASITNTGKEHLKVLKTGSILDNTAVEKTQIFSASGPVAFDGLRLRIATSALPEDAFQLIAPGETVETSWDSAEVHDLSQGGSFDVKVAGILQYAHVNSTELKGTLPYSSNIVTASVDGAAASQARRVFHEKRSIVQSDCTGSRGSATRTAMSNCRALAARASQVASSGSASKMTEYFKSSSSSTRSTVAGVFARVANECGSTTSGYARYYCSDVYNACSSGVLAYTLPSASFMVNCPLYFSALSSLSSQCHAQDQATTTLHEVTHLSQIQGTSDQSGCYGYSCVRQLSGSQNLKHADTYALFANSIYVGC is encoded by the exons ATGAAGTTCCTCGCCggtctctccctccttgccTCCGTGGCTTCCGCCATGAGCGTTGACTTGACTCAGCGCGGCGGCCCCCTCGACGTCAAGATCGAGGtcgtcaacaacaccaacgtcAAGGccagcatcaccaacaccggcAAGGAGCATCTGAAGGTCCTCAAGACTGGTTCCATCCTCGACAACACTGCTGTTGAGAAGACCCAGATCTTTTCCGCTT CCGGCCCCGTCGCCTTCGATGGTCTCCGCCTCCGCATCGCCACTTCTGCCCTCCCCGAGGATGCCTTCCAGCTGATCGCCCCTGGCGAGACCGTTGAGACCTCCTGGGACTCGGCCGAGGTCCACGACCTCTCCCAGGGCGGCTCCTTCGACGTCAAGGTTGCCGGTATTCTGCAGTATGCCCACGTCAACTCGACTGAGCTCAAGGGCACTCTCCCTTACTCGTCCAACATCGTGACCGCCTCCGTcgacggcgccgccgcctcccagGCTCGCCGCGTCTTCCACGAGAAGCGCTCCATCGTGCAGTCCGACTGCACCGGCTCCCGCGGCTCCGCCACCCGCACTGCCATGTCCAACTGCCGCGCTCTCGCCGCCCGCGCCAGCCAGGTCGCCTCGTCCGGTTCCGCCTCCAAGATGACCGAGTACTTCaagtcgtcgtcctcgtccaccCGCTCCACCGTCGCCGGCGTCTTCGCCCGCGTCGCTAACGAGTGCGgctccaccacctccggcTATGCCCGCTACTACTGCTCCGACGTCTACAATGCTTGCTCGTCTGGTGTCCTCGCCTACACCCTCCCCAGCGCTAGCTTCATGGTCAACTGCCCGCTGTACTTTAGCGCCCTGTCCAGCTTGAGCAGCCAGTGCCATGCCCAGGAccaggccaccaccaccctccacGAGGTCACCCACTTGAGCCAGATCCAGGGCACCTCGGACCAGAGTGGATGCTATGGCTACAGCTGTGTGCGCCAATTGTCTGGAAGCCAGAACTTGAAGCATGCTGATACCTATGCCTTGTTTGCCAACT CTATCTACGTTGGCTGCTAA